The window CCGCGCTGGTTTCTTGCCGTTCCGTCGACTCATGGACTCCTCCGGGTACCTCCATAGTGTGGAGGCAGTGGGAGTCACATTTCAACTGAGGCAGGACACTGCACGATTGTCGTTGACGTCCGACGCGGACACGCGGATGGGATTGGTGTTTTGCAGTTCATTGGCGTGCGCACACGCGTCCGTGCCGCCGCTCTGCGACTCCCAGACAGCTTTCACCATTGTGACACCGGCCGCAACGACGCCGTCCATCGCAGAGGACACTGAGCCGCCATTGGGCCAGAACCCGCCGTATACGCTGCTCATGTTGGCGACGGCGGGCTTGATGGCGTTCGCCGCAACCCAGTTCAGCCCGCAGACCGCATCGGACGTCCACGCTCCGCCCACATCGTCGTTTATCCTAACGGAGTGAATGATCGCCTGGTTCGCAACGCCAGTTGTCGCGCCGGCTGCGATGGCCGCCACTGCAGTGCCATGACCGTCTGCGTCGACGGTTGCGCTGGCACCGGAGCTGGCCCATAGGCAAACCTTGTGATTACCGAGACGACCTGCAAACTCCTGGTGTGCTCCCCGGATGCCCGTGTCAAGTATGTAGACATGCACAGTGGTCGTTCCGGGGTTCGAGCCGGTGAAGTAGTACTTGTATGCGTTGTCGTAGCCAAGCCTTGCATCGATTCGATCCAACCCCCAAGTGCCCGCCCCGCTCAGTGGGCGTGTGCCAGTGAGCTGTCCGCGCGTGTCAGGGTAAACTTGGTCGACTAAAGGGTGCCGCTGGATCATCGCGACGGCCTCAGGGGACACGTTGGCTATCGCGAACCCCTTCAGGGCGTGCTCGTACACATAGAATGGGGCGCCGCCAAACCGCTGCACAATCTCACCGGCGACGTCGCTAGCACGTGGCACGGTGCGCTTGAGTACAACGATGTACCTGGGCCATGTGGGATCGAGGTCGGTCGCGAGCGCAAGCCCGGGCGAAGGAGTGGTGCGGGGGCGAATCGGTCCGGATGGAGCATCGGTGCACGCGACGCCCACTCCGATCGCAAAGCCGAGCGCGACACGGATGAGCGCGGCGGACGACAATGGCCGCGGTCGTGTGGGGAAGGATGAAGGATACAGGGCCTCTACTCCTCAAGTACGAGGTTGACCTAGGACGGGCAGCGCGAGCAAGCCCCAGAATCGCCGTGCCTGCTGCTGCTTGGCGCCAAGAGGCACTCGTGGCGGAGCGCCATCCAGCTCACCAGTGTGACAAACGGTTGTGAATCGCCCCGGGTTTGGAGGAGGCTCCCACCTGTGAGAGATTGGGAGCATGAGCACGAGACCGAGCAGGAAGCCCTTCGCCCCCGAGGTACGTGAGCGGGCCGTCCGCCTGGTGCGGGAGCAGCGGGACGCGTATCCGACACAGTGGGCGGCGATCCAGGCCATCGCCCCGAAGATCGGCTGCTCCGCCGAGGCCCTCCGGACCTGGGTCCGCCGGGCGGAGCGGGATGCCGGCGAGCGCCCCGGGCTGACGACCGACGAGCGTGAGCGGCTCAAGGCGCTGGAGCGGGAGAATCGGGAGCTCAAGCGGGCGAACGAGATCCTGCGCAAGGCCAGCGCGTTTTTCGCCGCGGCGGAGCTCGACCGCTTCACGAAGTAGGAGCAGTAGAGGACGCGGCCGATGCGACCCAGCGTCCCGATGTTCCTCCCGATGTTCCTCATGCGCTGATGTACGCGTTCATTGACGCGCATCGCACAGCCTACGGCGTCGAGCCGATCTGCCATTTCCTGGGGATCGCGCCGTCGGGCTACTACAAGCACCGCGCACGTGTGGCCGATCCGGCGCGCCGCTCCGCGCGGGCACAGCGGGACGCCGTGCTGCTCGGGGACATCGGGCGCGTCTACGAGCAGCATCACGAGGTCTACGGCGCGCGCAAGGTGTGGCACCAGCTCCGGCGCGAGGGGATCGCGGTGGCCCGCTGCACCGTCGAGCGCCTGATGCGCGCGGCGGGGCTCCAGGGCGTGGTACGAGGCGCGACGGTACGCACGACGCGCCCCGCCGACCGGGAGAGCGCGACGTCGCCGGATCTCGTTCAGCGGCAGTTCGCGGCGGAGCGGCCGAACCAGCTCTGGGTGGCGGATTTCACGTATGTAGCGACCTGGCGCGGCTTCGTCTACGTGGCCTTCGTCATCGACGTCTTCTCGCGGCGTATCGTCGGCGGGCGGGCGCATACCCGGATGCAGACGGACCTCGTGCTCGATGCCCTCGAGCAGGCGCTGCACGACCGGGAGCTCGATGGCCGCCTCGTCGTCCACTCGGATCGTGGCTCGCAGTACGTGGCAATGCGGTACACCGAGCGGCTCGCCGACGCGGGGGCCGCGCCGTCCCTGGGCAGCGTTGGTGACGCGTACGACAACGCGTTGGCCGAGTCGGTGATCGGTCTCTTCAAGACCGAGGTGATCCACCGTCGCGGGCCCTGGCGCGGCTTCGACGACGTGGAGTACGCGACCCTCGAGTGGGTCGCGTGGTTCAATCAGCAGCGCCTCCTCGCGCCGCTCGGCTATGTTCCCCCCGCCGAGTTCGAGGAGCAGTATTACCGACAGCAGCAGGACGAGCACGTTGACGTCGCCCAGACCACCCCGACGATGGCTGGAGCACTCAACTAAACCAGCCTCCTCGGAACCCGGGGCGATTCACAGCGCCGACGTCCGCGAGCCGACGGCCGACTGGCGCGCCAGCTACAAAACGGAGTGCCCCAACGACAGCGATGGCCGGGTGCCAGCGATGACCTTGCGGCCAAGCCCCACCGCACCCGGGGAGTCCTGTTCCACGTTGTCAAGTTGACGAGAGAGCGTACCGGAACTCAAGCGAGGGTTGACGTGTTACGTAAAGGTGCGCTTCCCCCACACGTGGAACAGCACACTCTGACGACTCCCGCTATACTAGGGCATGCGATGACACGCGACACGAGTGATTCCTTCCGCTACCGCTACCTCATCGTCGGCGGCGGGATGACGGCCGACGCGGCGGTACGCGGCATCCGCGAGCTCGACGCCGACGGCCCCATCGGGATCATCGCCGCCGAAGACGACCTCCCCTACGCTCGCCCGCCCCTGTCCAAGGCGCTCTGGAAGGGGGAGCCGCTCGAGAGCATCTGGCGGGGGACGGATCACGTGTCGGGAGTCCGCCTCCATCTGGGCCGGCGCGCCGCGCAGCTCGACCTCGCCGGGCGGCGCGTGGCGGACGGCCACGGCGACAGCTACGCCTACGACAAGCTCCTCCTCGCCACCGGCGGCACGCCGCGGCGCCTCCCCTTCGGCGGCGACGACATCATCTACTTCCGCACCCTCGCCGACTACCGGCACCTCCGCGCCCTCGCCGAGCCGGGTCGCCGCGTCGCCGTGCTGGGCGGCGGCTTCATCGGGAGCGAGGTCGCGGCCGCGCTCGCGCTCCAGGGGTGCCAGGTGGTGCTCCTCTTCCCCGAGGACGGGGTGGGCGCGCGCGTCTTCCCCGCCGACCTCGCGCGCTTCCTGGTGGACTACTACCGCGAACGCGGGGTCGACGCCCACCCGGGGCAGATGGTCTCGGCCATCCACGCGCAGGGCGCGGAGCGCGAGATCGTCACCGCCGCGGGGCTGCGCTTCACGGTCGACGCGGTGGTGGCCGGACTCGGCATCGTCCCCGAGACGACGCTCGCCGCCGCCGCCGGGCTCACGGTAAACGACGGCATCGTGGTGGACGAGCGGCTGCGTAGCTCGCACCCCGACGTCTGGGCCGCTGGCGACGTGGCGCGCTTCGCTCCGCGCGGGGGCGCCGGG of the Gemmatimonadetes bacterium SCN 70-22 genome contains:
- a CDS encoding transposase, with product MYAFIDAHRTAYGVEPICHFLGIAPSGYYKHRARVADPARRSARAQRDAVLLGDIGRVYEQHHEVYGARKVWHQLRREGIAVARCTVERLMRAAGLQGVVRGATVRTTRPADRESATSPDLVQRQFAAERPNQLWVADFTYVATWRGFVYVAFVIDVFSRRIVGGRAHTRMQTDLVLDALEQALHDRELDGRLVVHSDRGSQYVAMRYTERLADAGAAPSLGSVGDAYDNALAESVIGLFKTEVIHRRGPWRGFDDVEYATLEWVAWFNQQRLLAPLGYVPPAEFEEQYYRQQQDEHVDVAQTTPTMAGALN
- a CDS encoding transposase, with protein sequence MSTRPSRKPFAPEVRERAVRLVREQRDAYPTQWAAIQAIAPKIGCSAEALRTWVRRAERDAGERPGLTTDERERLKALERENRELKRANEILRKASAFFAAAELDRFTK
- a CDS encoding pyridine nucleotide-disulfide oxidoreductase is translated as MTRDTSDSFRYRYLIVGGGMTADAAVRGIRELDADGPIGIIAAEDDLPYARPPLSKALWKGEPLESIWRGTDHVSGVRLHLGRRAAQLDLAGRRVADGHGDSYAYDKLLLATGGTPRRLPFGGDDIIYFRTLADYRHLRALAEPGRRVAVLGGGFIGSEVAAALALQGCQVVLLFPEDGVGARVFPADLARFLVDYYRERGVDAHPGQMVSAIHAQGAEREIVTAAGLRFTVDAVVAGLGIVPETTLAAAAGLTVNDGIVVDERLRSSHPDVWAAGDVARFAPRGGAGRGLRVEHEDNALAQGRAAGRAMAGDETPYTHVPFFYSDLFDLGYEAVGDLDARAPQVADWKEPFREGVVYYLDGDRVKGVLLWNVWGQVDAARELLAHSGPFTAESLRGRLPAP